In Populus nigra chromosome 10, ddPopNigr1.1, whole genome shotgun sequence, the following proteins share a genomic window:
- the LOC133704273 gene encoding eukaryotic translation initiation factor 6-2-like, protein MNFILTSWFIPCVPFNYLELLKTVKNKFFGSSKYPISGPESESEETEEIIADVLGVEVFRQTIAGNILVGTSTKILCLIYGQVHPRTSIEDLDELSTLLQVPLVAGTVNRGSEVIAAGMTVNDWTSFCGSDTTATELSVIESVFKFRESQPIAIVDEMRKSLIDSYV, encoded by the exons atgaattttatattaactaGCTGGTTCATCCCCTGCGTGCCATTCAATTATTTGGAGCTCCTCAAAACTGTCAAGAACAAATTCTTCGGTAGTAGCAAGTACCCCATTTCAGGTCCTGAAAGTGAATCAGAG GAAACCGAGGAGATAATAGCTGATGTTCTAGGGGTTGAAGTTTTTCGGCAGACAATAGCTGGTAACATTCTTGTGGG AACTTCCACTAAAATCTTGTGTTTGATCTATGGACAGGTCCATCCTCGTACATCCATTGAAGACCTGGATGAGCTTTCCACCCTTCTCCAGGTCCCTTTAGTTGCCGGTACTGTAAACCGCGGCAGCGAAGTGATAGCCGCTGGAATGACAGTAAATGACTGGACATCCTTTTGTGGGTCGGACACTACAGCTACTGAGCTATCTGTCATTGAAAGTGTCTTCAAGTTTAGAGAATCCCAACCTATTGCCATTGTTGATGAGATGAGGAAATCATTAATTGACAGTTATGTTTGA